One Oryza brachyantha chromosome 3, ObraRS2, whole genome shotgun sequence DNA segment encodes these proteins:
- the LOC107303796 gene encoding WAS/WASL-interacting protein family member 3-like, translating into MSEHPALRSSVDSRSSALPPPYQRLPPQHADPLNSVWIRRLHPIPDHPPPPPRPPPPPPPPLLQAAQPQDAVSTDESRTPPPPHPAAPLSAPGFGPFRWSPRPLRAAPPGAWDAVSATSSPVRSVSGGGGPPMLSPFFRLPAPPLPQPVTDVGEFSNTVPLIEVSSSGGSGSGSGSAAFPGLSSRMTTPGGSSHVARFAMGVAGSAYPTHPVDMVPVRTLQDIHDRQPSVIPRNFAMHSPSSGSQHDGFSYWNMGRFRRNTTAPSFPPSGVAPGNFGKKRNADSNNFLPLKFRKMSGAI; encoded by the exons ATGTCGGAGCATCCCGCGCTGCGGAGCTCGGTGGACAGCCGCAGCTCCGCGCTGCCGCCCCCGTACCAGCGCCTCCCGCCGCAGCACGCGGACCCACTCAACTCCGTCTGgatccgccgcctccaccccaTCCCCGACcatccgccgcctccgccgcggcccccgcccccgcctcctccgccgctgctgcaGGCGGCGCAGCCCCAGGACGCCGTCTCCACGGACGAGtcccgcacgccgccgccgcctcatccCGCCGCCCCGCTGAGCGCGCCCGGGTTCGGTCCCTTCCGCTGGAGCCCGCGCCCGCTGCgggccgcgccgcccggcgcGTGGGACGCCGTcagcgccacctcctcccccgtCCGCAgcgtcagcggcggcggcggccccccTATGCTGTCGCCGTTCTTCCGcctgcccgcgccgccgctaccGCAGCCGGTCACTGATGTTGGGGAGTTCTCGAATACCGTGCCACTTATTGAGGttagcagcagcggcggcagcggcagcggcagcggcagcgctgCGTTCCCGGGGCTGTCGTCGCGGATGACCACTCCCGGAGGCAGCTCTCATGTAGCCCGTTTTGCAATGGGGGTTGCAG GTTCTGCTTACCCTACCCATCCTGTGGACATGGTTCCCGTAAGAACTCTTCAG GATATCCATGATCGACAGCCAAGTGTGATACCAAGAAATTTTGCTATGCATTCCCCTAGTTCTGGAAGCCAACATGATGGATTCTCATATTGGAACATGGGGAGGTTTCGGCGGAACACCACCGCTCCCTCCTTCCCACCATCTGGTGTCGCGCCTGGCAATTTTGGCAAGAAGAGGAATGCTGATTCAAACAATTTCCTACCCCTGAAGTTCAGGAAAATGAGCGGGGCAATTTGA